A region from the Triticum urartu cultivar G1812 chromosome 1, Tu2.1, whole genome shotgun sequence genome encodes:
- the LOC125544433 gene encoding myb-related protein MYBAS2-like, whose translation MCNNSGGRGGARAARKGPWTENEDAQLVWFVRLLGERRWDFLAQVSGLRRTGKSCRLRWVNYLHPGLKRGRITADEERLILSLHAEWGSRWSRIARKLPGRTDNEIKNYWRTHMRKKAQEEKMLAKKKAVAEASSSTTSLTTTTCSASATPTSSRAATTEAPQESGTSMDDEAEEEATTSVSEEKKAEVVQYCSAVDIDQLWNDIAASESYPEMMMSWGSAGNVAVAAPVEPSSPVWEFCEDYSLWRIDDHEYYNKIDQHALN comes from the exons ATGTGTAACAACAGCGGTGGCCGCGGCGGGGCGAGGGCGGCGAGGAAGGGGCCGTGGACGGAGAACGAGGACGCCCAACTGGTATGGTTCGTGCGCTTGCTCGGCGAACGCCGTTGGGATTTCTTAGCTCAGGTCTCAG GTCTCCGGCGCACCGGCAAGAGCTGCCGCCTCCGGTGGGTCAACTACCTCCACCCGGGGCTCAAGCGGGGACGCATCACCGCCGACGAGGAGCGGCTCATCCTCAGCCTCCACGCCGAGTGGGGGTCCCGGTGGTCCAGGATCGCCAGGAAGCTCCCCGGCCGCACCGACAACGAGATCAAGAACTACTGGAGGACGCACATGAGGAAGAAGGCCCAGGAGGAGAAGATGCTGGCCAAGAAGAAGGCTGTCGCGGAGGCCTCCTCCTCGACCACGTCGCTGACGACGACGACCTGCTCGGCCTCCGCCACGCCCACGTCGTCCAGGGCGGCCACCACCGAGGCGCCGCAGGAAAGTGGTACAAGCATGGACGACGAGGCCGAGGAGGAGGCCACCACGTCGGTGAGCGAAGAGAAGAAGGCGGAGGTGGTGCAGTACTGCTCCGCCGTGGACATAGACCAGCTGTGGAATGACATCGCGGCGTCGGAGAGCTACCCGGAGATGATGATGAGCTGGGGCTCAGCCGGAAACGTCGCTGTCGCCGCCCCCGTGGAGCCATCGTCGCCGGTGTGGGAGTTCTGCGAGGATTACTCCCTATGGAGGATCGACGACCACGAGTACTACAACAAGATTGATCAACACGCTCTGAATTGA